CTCACCGAGGGCACACTCGAACTGCTGCTCCAACAGCAGGCCGACAAGCTCTCCACCGAACAGCCGTGTCCGGCGTGCGGCACGCTCTGTCCCACGACGCCGCACACCCGACCGCTCACCGCGGACGGAGCCGAGGTCGAGCAGACGGAACGCAAGGCCCACTGTCCCGACTGCCGCCGGGACTTTTTCCCCCCTGCGGACGGCTCTGGGCCTGGATGAGCACGGGTACAGTTCCTCCGTCCTCGAGCGTATCGTCACCGCCGCCGCCCGGTTCGCGTCGTTCCGCGATGCCACCTTCGCCGTGCAGATGTCGCGGGTCGGCATCAGCGAGAGCCAGGTCCGCCGGCTGGCCCACAAGGTCGGGGCGGAACTGGTCGCCGAACGGGACCGGAAGGCGGTCGAGCACCGCCGCCGGCAACTGGCCTCGCGGACGGGGGTGGTTCCCGAGGTCGTCGTGGTGGAGGTCGATGGGGGGCGCATCCGTACCCGCGCGGCGGGGGCGGCCCCTGGTGTCCACGAAGCCCAGAACAAGGAGGACAAGATCGCCGGTCTGGCCACGTTGAAGGGTCCGACGTTCGCCGCCGACCCGTGCCCCGAACCGCCGGAGTCGTTCCTCTGCCCCCGCCGGGTGCAACGTCTGGTGAGCCAGATGAAGGGGCACTCGGGTCGGGACGATACCCAAGAAACCCCGGACGAATCGACCACGGCCGGAGTCGAGCCGATCGCGACCGGGTCGGCCGGGCGGTGGTCACCGGAGAAGTTGGTGCGGACGTGTGTGGCGAGCCTGGGATCGAGTTGTTCGTTCGGCCCGTTGGTGGCGGCGGAGGCCCAAGAGCGGCACTTCTACGAGGCGAGGCGCCGGGCGTTCGTGGCCGACGGGGCGGCGTACAACTGGTCGATCCACGAGGGGTACTTCCGGGACTTCGAGCCGGTCGTGGACCTGTTGCACGTGCTGTGCTACGTGTACTCGTCGGCGCGTGCGGTGGGCGGGGACGAGTCGGGCGGGTGGCGACAGTACGAGGCGTGGATGCGTTCGTGTTGGAAGGGCCGGGTCGCCGAGGTGCTGGTGGAGTTGGACGGGTGGCACGAACGCCTGGGAGAGTCGCCGGCGGGTGAGGCAAGGACGGCGGAGGACCGCCGTGACCCACGTCGGTTGGTGGCCGAGGCGAGGTGCTACCTGAGGAACAACGAGAAGCGGATGGACTACCCGAGATACCGGCGTGAGGGGTTGCCGACGACGAGCAGCCTGGTGGAGTCGCTGGTGGGTGAGTTCAGCGCTCGTGTGAAAGGGAAGCAGAAGCACTGGAACCGCCCGGACGGGGCCGAATCCATCCTGCAACTCCGGGCGGCCGTTCTGAGCGAGGACGATCGCTTGAGTCGGTACTTCACTGACCGATCCGGAAGCCCGTTCCGGAAACGGCAGCCAGTGGAGAAAGACGACACCCCAAACACGCAAACCGCGGCGTGACCTCAGCCAGGTTCTTACCGAACCGGTCCGCACCGTCACGCGATTCGACAAGTTGAACGCCTTCGTTGACCACGGCCAGGCCCACCTTGTTGAATTCGGATGTGCTGCGGCGGCCCGACTGTGGCTCACCATCTGGCGCTTCGAGAACCTGAACGCGGATTCGGCACGGGTCGCGCTCTCAACGCTCGCCGAGTGCTACGGCACGGACAAGCGGAACGTCGCCCGGATGCTCGGACAGCTCGAAGAGCGCGGCTACCTCGTGACCCTCGAACCGGGTAGGGCCGGGCGGGGCTCGTGCGCGGTTTACCGCCTCGTTGCCGTCCCAGAAAAGGTGTCACCGGAGCACCTTTCTTCGGCCGGAAAAGGTGTCACCACGACACCTTTAAGCCGCTCCGCAAAAGGTGTCACCACGACACCTATTGTTCCGGAAAAGTCGTCACCAGAGCACGGAAAAGGTGTCACTACGACACCAGTACAGAAAGAACAGAAGAAGAATAAAGACAAAGACCCCCCTAACCCCCCGCACCCGGGGGGAGGGTTGGACTCGGCCCCGAGCGAGCGTTCCCGGAAGACCAAACCCGACCCTGAGGCCGATCCGCTGTTCCTGCGATTCTGGGCGGCCTACCCGCGCCGGGTCAAGAAGCCCCAGGCGGCCGCCGCGTTCGCCAAAACCAAGCCCACGATCGAACTTCTCGAGGCGATGCTCGCCGCGATCGCGCGGTTCGCCCGGTCCGCGGACTGGCTGAGGGACAACAGCCAGTACATTCCGCACCCCGCGTCGTGGCTGAACCAGCGGCGCTGGGAAGAGTTCGAATCCCCACCACACACCGCGACCACCACCCATGCACCCCACGCGCGACCCGGACCCGGTTCCGCTCTCGGCGGCCATCGCGTCGAGTCTCAACCGGGCAAGTACCCCCGACCTGCCGCCCCTGGCCTGCAAACTCGACGGCCGATCGTACCCGGTGCGATCCGTGCGCCCGAACCACCCGCGGGGCCGGGAGGGGCTCCTGCCGGAGTTACTCACGGTGGTCAGGGAGCTGACGAAGGGAATCCGCCCGTGGCCGTTGTACCTGTGGAGCCCCGGCCCCGGGACCGGGAAAACGTCGGCCGCGCTGACGCTGCTTGACCACTACGGCAGCTCGCACAGCGGGTACTCCCCGGACGTGAGCGAGTTCATGAACTACTTCGCGGACTTCGCCGCCCTGCCCGATGTGTTCCGGAGCGCCGATAAGGGGCGGCACTACCGCTCGACGCCTCACGGCTGCGTAACGGTTTGGGCGTCGGACCTGTGGAGTGTCGTGCGACGCGCTCCGATTTTCGTGCTCGACGACATGCGGAAACCGAGCGACCGGGAGCAGCGCCTGGGGGACGATCACTACGGCCTGTTCAAGCGCATCCTCGACGACCGCGTGGCGCGCCCGCTGGTGATTACCAGCAACGTCGATCCGTGGGACCCACCCGGCGGTGGCGTCCCGGAACTGGTTCGACTGTTCGACGACCGCATCGCGGATCGCATCGTGTGCGGCACCGTGTTCGAGCTCACCGGCCAGTCGCGCCGGCACGGGTGATTGACCAGAACCACCACGGGGACCGACACCATGCCCGCCGTCCTGACCGTACCGTCCGAGTTCGTTCTGTGGTAGTGGCTTGAACGGTGTCATGGTCCTACTCTGACCGGATGAGCAAATCGGCTACCGCCCTGGCCCCGATCCCGCCGTGCCCCCGGTGCTCGGGAACTCACGTGGTCCGGAACGGGGCCAACGCTTCTGGCACTCCGGTGTTCCGCTGCCAGGCGTGCCGCCGGCGGTTCGTGGCCGCTCCCAAGAAGGGTCCGGTCGGCGCGTCCGACCAAGCCCTGGTGCTCCGGTTGCTGGGCGAGCGGGTCGGGATCCGAGCCATCGCCCGGATCACCGGCCGGTCCCGGTCTTGGATCCAAGGGTTCGTCAACGCCCTGTACCGGGACGACACCCCGCGCGACCCGGGACCGCCCCCAAAAAGTCCGGTCCGGTCGTGATCGAGGCCGATGAGTTGTGGAGCTTCGTAGGGTCCAAGGATCAGGTGCGGTGGGTTTGGGTGGCCCTGGACGAGGGCACCCGTCGGGTTCTGGCGATGGTCGTCGGGGATCGGTCCGCCGCAACCGCCCAGCGCCTCTGGGGCGCATTGCCCCGTGGGTACCGGACCGGGGTCACCGTGTACACCGACTTCCTCGCCTCGTACCGCCAAGCGATCCCACGCGCCCGGCACCGGGCCGTGGGCAAGGACACGGGCCTCACCGCCCATGTCGAGCGCTTCTGGCTCACCCTCCGCCAGCGATGCGCCCGGTTCGTGCGAAAGACCCTCTCGTTCTCCAAGTGCGAGAGGAATCATCTCGGGGCACTTTGGTACTTTATCCGGCTCTATAACCTGTGCCATCAGTAAAGCCACTACCCGTTCTGTGGTTCCGCCAGCGCCGCGGCCGGCCGTGGGAGATGGTCGCGCACGTCGGTACCGAGCGCGAGGCGTGGGCACTGATCGGCACCGGCGGGCGCAGGAACGGCGACTAGCTCGCGCTCCCGGCCGATCGGCAGCCGTAACGCGGCCCGACACAACCTGTTCCATCAACAGCAATTGCAACCAGACCAGCGTGAACGGCAACCCAATGGCTAACGCCAGAGCTTCCCTCGCTGGACGCTCCAACGCAGGTCTATGGGTCCCTCCCTGACCCGATCCGCGGGGCACCCCACGGGGAACAGTCGGGCTCGCACACACAGTAGCGGAAGGCCGGTTATCGTGACGCCTTCACGAGCGCGATCATCCGTGCAGAGGAGTCTATCGCAGCATCGATACATGGGAGAAGCAACCTGGTGGGCCCCTCACGAGAATATTTCTCACGGCTCGGATTCGGGAGTGTAGGTGTGAAGCATCTTGCGCACGGTCGCCCGGGTCATTCCCAGCCAACGGGCCGCGTGGATCTGGCGCCCACGGAGTTGGCGGAGCACTTCGGCGAGCAGCGCCGGTTCGAGCACCTGCATCAGCTCTCGAAAGAGGTCGCCCGACCCGGGTTCTTGCGGGGGACAGCGTTCGCGCACCCATTCCACAATCAGTGCCCTCAATTCTCCGAGCACCTGAATGGTCTGGACTTGGAGAGGGAGGTGCTCGGGGGCAATCGGGCCACCGTCCGCGCGGGCAAACGCGCGCAGCAAAGTGTTCCGTAATTCGAGCACGTTCCCGGGCCACGGGCGCGACTGAAGTGCGGACAGCGCGCCGGGTGTGAGGTGACCACCCGGTACCCCATTCGAGAAGATCAATAGGAAGCGTTCGGCCAGGTCCGGGATGTCCTCGACCCGGTCCCGGAGCGGGGGAAGCCACAGGGACGCGACGCTCAACCGCTCGAACAGACCGCGGTGCAACCGACCGGCCCGAACCGCGGCCCTGGGATCGGGACCGACCGCGGCGATGAGTCGCGGGTCCGTCGGGCGTGGCGCCGAGCTTCCGACCGGCCACACCTCGCGGCGCTCGAGGACGCGGAGCAGTTGGATTTGCCAGGAAAGCGGAAGCGATTCGAGGTCGCCCACGAACAGGGTGCCCCCGTCGGCCTCCGAGAGTCGCCCGCGCGGCCCGTCAACAGCCCCGAAAAGCTGCTCCCCGCTATCCGTCAGTTCCGAGGTGTCGAGGTATGACACGAACGAGCGATCGCACTGCGCCCCGTTCGCGTGGATCGCGCGGGCCGCAAGTTCCGTTTCGGTACCCGGTTCCCCGAGGACGAGGACACACGCGCGCGCGTGCGCGAGGAGCGCGATCCTCTTGTACACCGCTTGCATCGCGGGGCTGGTGCCGACGAGGGCGCCGGGCACGGGTTCGGTCTCACTCGCGCCCAATCCGGGGCGCGGAACCGTGTGCTCGTTCCCGCGCGGTGGGTGCGCGTGGGGCTCAATGGGCGGTGTTCGGAGTGCGGCCATGCGCTAACCGGTGTGGGGCACCGACTCGCTCGGGGCAGGCGAAGGGGCAGCAAGGGCGGACAAATCAAACGGCTTTCCCCGCACAGTACGCGGTGCCTTTAGTGGGCACCGGCTCGCACCACGAGGCCGACCGGCAACTGGACGATCGGGCCTTGCGTTCGTGAGCTGGTCGATCACCGTGGGCCAGTTCACGAACGTTACGGGATTGGGTACGACAACCGGGGCCGACTGCGGCCCATCCACCCCCGATCTTCGCTGTCTTTACCACCCCGCGGCGCACATCAAGCAGGGGGGCCGCCCAGCGCAGTGCTTACGGGTGCCCCGACAACGGGGCGGTCATCCTGCGACTTCTCTCGTGCTCAAAATGCTACCAAAGCTCAAACGGCTCCAACTCGGTTGCCCTTTCAATGGTGACTCTCAGTGGCGTCGTTGTAGCGTCCCGGTACCGCCCCTCGAGTACATCAGGGGCCTTTTCTGGATAGCTCGAGCCCTTCGACCCATCCGGCCAGAACACAGTAACGACGTAGTTACCGA
The Gemmata palustris DNA segment above includes these coding regions:
- a CDS encoding IS1/IS1595 family N-terminal zinc-binding domain-containing protein; translation: MSKSATALAPIPPCPRCSGTHVVRNGANASGTPVFRCQACRRRFVAAPKKGPVGASDQALVLRLLGERVGIRAIARITGRSRSWIQGFVNALYRDDTPRDPGPPPKSPVRS
- a CDS encoding IS1 family transposase → MWSFVGSKDQVRWVWVALDEGTRRVLAMVVGDRSAATAQRLWGALPRGYRTGVTVYTDFLASYRQAIPRARHRAVGKDTGLTAHVERFWLTLRQRCARFVRKTLSFSKCERNHLGALWYFIRLYNLCHQ
- a CDS encoding LysR family transcriptional regulator; translation: MSRVGISESQVRRLAHKVGAELVAERDRKAVEHRRRQLASRTGVVPEVVVVEVDGGRIRTRAAGAAPGVHEAQNKEDKIAGLATLKGPTFAADPCPEPPESFLCPRRVQRLVSQMKGHSGRDDTQETPDESTTAGVEPIATGSAGRWSPEKLVRTCVASLGSSCSFGPLVAAEAQERHFYEARRRAFVADGAAYNWSIHEGYFRDFEPVVDLLHVLCYVYSSARAVGGDESGGWRQYEAWMRSCWKGRVAEVLVELDGWHERLGESPAGEARTAEDRRDPRRLVAEARCYLRNNEKRMDYPRYRREGLPTTSSLVESLVGEFSARVKGKQKHWNRPDGAESILQLRAAVLSEDDRLSRYFTDRSGSPFRKRQPVEKDDTPNTQTAA
- a CDS encoding sigma 54-interacting transcriptional regulator; the protein is MAALRTPPIEPHAHPPRGNEHTVPRPGLGASETEPVPGALVGTSPAMQAVYKRIALLAHARACVLVLGEPGTETELAARAIHANGAQCDRSFVSYLDTSELTDSGEQLFGAVDGPRGRLSEADGGTLFVGDLESLPLSWQIQLLRVLERREVWPVGSSAPRPTDPRLIAAVGPDPRAAVRAGRLHRGLFERLSVASLWLPPLRDRVEDIPDLAERFLLIFSNGVPGGHLTPGALSALQSRPWPGNVLELRNTLLRAFARADGGPIAPEHLPLQVQTIQVLGELRALIVEWVRERCPPQEPGSGDLFRELMQVLEPALLAEVLRQLRGRQIHAARWLGMTRATVRKMLHTYTPESEP